A genome region from Geoanaerobacter pelophilus includes the following:
- a CDS encoding nucleoside phosphorylase, translating to MSNETKSPLFEHDHTEKPVFLAGNMLEAARLQKNLPSLTVPHGCLLDFDGELVDFLLMTGATTHEPAWPCFHTRLYRWSVDGTEYGIIGGTVGASFSVLVAEELFALGCRALVTISSAGLIAEQFQTPLFLLIEQALRDEGTSYHYLPPERYAQASSPLLEAVARRLNDAGLQCIRGKSWTTDAPFRETQKLISARRDEGIISVEMEAAALLAMGTALNKPVICFAHITNSMATRDDDFEKGGDDGHETALKVCALALSALLEHN from the coding sequence GTGTCAAATGAAACCAAGTCACCTCTCTTTGAGCACGACCATACAGAGAAACCTGTGTTTCTTGCTGGCAACATGCTGGAAGCCGCCAGACTTCAGAAGAATTTACCATCGCTGACAGTGCCACATGGTTGCCTATTAGATTTTGACGGCGAACTGGTGGACTTTTTACTGATGACTGGGGCAACAACACACGAACCTGCCTGGCCCTGTTTCCATACTCGCCTTTACCGCTGGTCTGTTGACGGAACAGAGTACGGGATTATCGGTGGCACTGTCGGGGCATCATTCTCGGTGCTTGTAGCAGAAGAACTCTTCGCTTTGGGGTGCAGGGCACTTGTAACTATCTCATCAGCCGGACTCATTGCCGAACAGTTCCAGACACCCTTGTTTTTGCTAATTGAGCAGGCGTTGCGTGATGAAGGAACAAGTTATCACTATCTGCCGCCCGAGCGTTATGCACAGGCATCATCACCGTTGCTGGAGGCAGTAGCCCGACGATTGAATGATGCTGGTCTCCAGTGTATCCGTGGCAAATCCTGGACAACCGATGCACCATTCCGCGAGACACAGAAGCTGATTTCAGCACGACGAGATGAAGGTATCATTTCCGTGGAAATGGAAGCTGCCGCCTTACTAGCTATGGGCACGGCCCTCAACAAGCCAGTCATCTGTTTCGCTCACATTACAAATTCCATGGCCACTCGTGACGATGACTTTGAAAAGGGTGGTGACGACGGCCATGAAACAGCATTGAAAGTCTGTGCCTTGGCTCTATCCGCATTATTGGAACATAACTGA
- the tsoX gene encoding HSGNPxU motif (seleno)protein TsoX, whose protein sequence is MLKLVVFHTGSKGUTSCAMATGVANKMKAHFGEVIDVAIHLIDSPEAANYVLRAATTVFLNDAWVPLDIATSAGRMQEYLEQALASEGAHEGS, encoded by the coding sequence ATGTTGAAACTGGTCGTATTTCACACCGGAAGTAAGGGTTGAACAAGTTGCGCCATGGCTACAGGTGTAGCCAATAAGATGAAAGCTCACTTCGGTGAGGTGATAGACGTAGCGATACATCTGATTGATTCTCCTGAAGCTGCCAACTATGTGCTGAGAGCAGCAACAACCGTCTTTCTTAACGACGCATGGGTTCCACTGGATATCGCCACATCCGCAGGCAGAATGCAGGAGTATCTTGAACAGGCGCTGGCCAGTGAGGGTGCGCATGAAGGTTCGTGA
- a CDS encoding class I SAM-dependent methyltransferase: MKVRDSGMPDEEMWDGFFEPAKVLATFGLDRGLQDLVEFGCGYGTFTLAAAAIVSGTVHALDIEPEMTNVVQQKCRDAGVHNVEVTLRDFVATGTGLAENSMDAALLFNILHHEEPVALMKEALRVLKPNGMLAVIHWNYDPSTPRGPAMEIRPRPEQCIEWGKEAGFRFKEQNRFELPPYHYGLLFRKPFT; encoded by the coding sequence ATGAAGGTTCGTGACAGCGGCATGCCGGATGAGGAAATGTGGGACGGTTTTTTTGAACCGGCCAAAGTGCTGGCCACGTTTGGTCTCGACCGTGGTCTTCAGGACTTGGTTGAATTTGGTTGCGGCTATGGCACCTTCACTCTGGCCGCTGCTGCGATTGTTTCAGGCACCGTTCATGCCCTGGACATCGAACCGGAGATGACAAACGTCGTTCAGCAGAAGTGCCGAGATGCCGGAGTACACAATGTGGAAGTAACGCTACGCGACTTCGTGGCCACCGGCACCGGCCTTGCCGAAAACTCCATGGATGCGGCGTTGCTCTTCAATATCCTGCACCATGAAGAACCGGTAGCGTTGATGAAGGAGGCGCTGCGTGTGCTCAAGCCGAATGGCATGCTGGCGGTGATTCACTGGAACTATGACCCGTCAACACCGCGTGGCCCAGCAATGGAAATCCGCCCTCGACCGGAACAGTGCATCGAATGGGGGAAGGAAGCCGGATTCCGCTTTAAGGAGCAGAATCGCTTTGAACTGCCACCGTACCATTA